The Sphingosinicellaceae bacterium genome includes the window CCCTGCGTCGGCCCTTGCCGCGGTCTGTTGGGCAGAACGACCGCAGGCTGCCGGATAGTTAACAGGTTGTTACCTGGGCGAAATGCGCGAAAACGATAGTGATGGCTAGAAGCCGACACTGCCCGGCAGCGGCGAATTGCATTGCGTCTCCAGCTCAATGTCTGCCGACCCCGCCCCGCCCTATGGCTGACTGGCAACTTCATTGCCTACGCCTACCAAAAACCGGGGCGTCAGCCGAGAATGGCGAGCCTGTAGAGGACTAGTCATTCGCAAGGGATGGCGCCACTCTACCCGGCGTGCGTGCGGCACCACCTTCTCCACCGCAGCCTGAAGAGTTGCCACACACGTGCTGCGGAAATTCAAGCTAGCACTCAACGGTTAATATGATAGCAATACATCCATCATTCAGGAGCGACCGCCATTCGCTATGTCATTGCCGCAGCGTTGATCGCTGGTTTAGCTTCGGGCGTTGGTAATGCGGCCGTCCTTGTCGATACCGGGCTGACGCCGCGTGTGTCGATCCGCGCGGCATATGACGAATACTTCACCTGCGACGACGAGGGCGACACCTGCGATCAAGACTACGAATTCATCACCAACCAGGCGAGCCGCTTTAATGTCGCCGCTGCCGGCGTCGCCATTAGCCTCACCGTTGCCGCCGCTCACCAGGACGGCTTCGACAATTATTCAATTTACCGAGACACCGGCGGCAAGCTCGTTCCCGATGCTTCTCACCTAGTCTGGTTCAGCGGCTATAACCCCGTACCGATATCATCGACAGCACTTAGCGACCCTGGGTTTGATATCGACGGTCGCGCATCTCTCGACACTTACGCTTTAGGAAATCTAGCGTTGGGTGACGGTGACTATTGGATAACGATCTCGGTGAACGGACCGACCATTGGATATGAACCGGTTCTTTTTGCTGGGACGAATTCGGGCACGAATGCCAAGCAGGCGTACTTCGACAACGAGACTGGCCCGTTCGAGTATCGCAATTTCGATGGTCTGCAAGCGAGTGTTCGTCTCGATGGCACCCTCAGCGCGGTGCCTGGTGTGCCGGAGCCGGCGACGTGGTCGTTGCTAGTAGCGGGATTCGGCATCATCGGCGCAACTATTAGACGCCGTAAGTCAGCGGCATCGAACGAGGCCTAGGCACTAATAATCCCCTCGTGACGCTCGATCGGGGTATAATCAGTCGTCGCAGCGATCGAGTGTTGGACTGCGATTTCTAGCTGCGCTGTCAGCCAGGCAACGAAGGCGACCACAAAGCGTGTGGCGCGCCGCTGTTAGCTCGGCCGTCCAACCGATACCTGCCACTCTCTACCGGCAGACGCTGGCACAGCTTCCTTCGCGTGGTTGATGCCAAGCAGCGGCGTGATGCTCCCAGCAATGCTACTTGATCCTCGGGGGTACGGTCCTATCGCTCATTGCGATCATCTCTGCCGCGGTCATCGTCTTGATCGTCACGCCGGATCGGCCGCACCGACGAGATTTTGTCTTCCATACCCACGCGGCTGAGGTGGCCGACCGAGCGGTCGATCGTGACGCACCTGCCGCGAAAGTCGTCGTCCTCGCAAACGAGCCAGCGTCCACTGTTGACCCGTACCGACGAGATCTTGTCCTCCATGCCGATCTCGCCGAGGCGGCGTACGCCGCGGTTAAGCGTGACGCTGCGCCCACCGAAACGGTCATCGGCATAGAAGGTGGCGCTTGCCCCGCCCCGCCCACGCGGGTCACCATCACGATGATCGTCGTAGCGTCGATCGCCTTGCTGACCACCGCGCGTAACGGCTTGCGGGTTGCCGTAGCGCGGGTCTTGCTGCGGAGAATCACGCTGGTCACCGTAGTTTGCCTGCGCGCGCGCTATCGTCGACCCAGTCGCAAAAACGAGAGTGGCGGTGATGGCGAGGCAGGTGAGCGAGCGATGCATGACCGACCCTTTATAGTCGGTGGGGAACGCGCGAACTGCCTGGTCGATCCTCGTGACCGATTTGGGTAAGGCGTCTGTTGAGCATTCTCAACTGACTGTATCGGCGCTAAGCGGCCAGGTCCGCCCGTCGCGCCACGAGGTTCCGCACCGTTGTTGCATGCCAAGCGCCGCCCCGAGCCGTGCGCACACCTCGCGCATTCAGTGCCTCGGCGATCTGCCACAGCGTGTTCATGCCGGCGGCCGTTATCTGGTCGACGATCGGCAGGACATTAGCCGCAAATGCACCCGCTCCAGCCCGGTTGCTGGCACTACCCAGCGTTTGGGCGGTCCCAAGGTTGGTCCGGTTGCTCAACTTCACGCCCTGCGCCTTCTTAGCCGCCAGAGCTTCCTTGGTGCGGTCCGAGATAAGCGCCCGCTCCTTCTCGGCCAGAGCCGCGTAGAGATGCAGGACAAACGGATCGGTGTCGGCACCCAGCTCGGCAACGACGAACGGCACCCTGCGCCATCAGGCCGCTGATGAAGTGCACGTCACGCGACAGGCGGTCGAGCTTGGCGACCAGCTCAGCGCCACCAGCCTTGCGGGCCTAGGGCAAAGCGGCTGCGACGGAACAAGGTCAAGATCGTCTCGATTACCCAAGCGTTCGGAGATGACGCAGGCGGTGATTTTGCCTTGGGTGTGCTGGCGCTTGGCGACGAATACACATCCCGTGAAACCGCGAAGCATGTTTCGCGAGCAATGCTCGCCAATGCCGAGGCCGGGTTCAGCAACGGTCAGAGGCCGCCTATCGGCTATGTAGCGGTCGAGGCCGAACGACGCGGTCAGAAGATCAAAAAGAAGTTTGCCATCAACGAGGCTGAGGCTAGCGTCGTGCGAACGCTCTACGATTTATATCTGAAGGGCTCGCCCGCCGACGGCCGAGCGCTGGGTGTCACCTCGGTGGCATCGGAGCTCAACCGGCGTGGACTGCGCTATCGCGGTCACCCCTTCGCGGTCTCTAATGTTCACTTCGTGCTGACCAATACGGCTTACCGAGGCGTAGCTTACTACAACAAGCGCTGTTCAACGACGCTTGAGCAGCGTCCCGAATCCGATTGGATCGGTGTCCCCGTTCCGGCGATCATCACTGAAGCCGACTGGTACGCGGTCCAGGCCAAGCTCCGGGTGTCGAACCCGCGCAAGACGCCACCGCGTGTGGTCTCGGGTCCGACAGTTCTCATCGGTCTTGCGATATGCGGCTGCGACGACGACGGCTGCAAAGGTGGGATGACGATCTCGACCGGCAAGTCAGGAGCCTACAAATACTACGCCTGCTCACGGCGCGCGAGGATGGGGACAACCGCCTGTGCGGGTCGGCGCATCTCGATGCCGGTTCTTGATGAGCTCGTGATGAAGACACTCACCAACGCCGTGCTTTCATCCGACCGTCTTCCTGTCCTGCTTGCTGCATGCCTCGACCAGTCGGAAGCTGCCGACGTGGCACGGACGGCAAACCTGAAGTCGCTTCGTACGCAGAAGACCGGCGCCGATGCCATGCTTGGCGGTCTCTATCGCACAGCGGCGATGATTGAGACCGGAATCGACAACGTGATGAAAGGCGAGATCGAATCGGCTCGTGGTCGGATTGCCACGCTCGCCTCGGAAATCAACCTCGTCGAGCAACAGTTTAGCTGCCGATCTCAGCGAATCACTCCGGAGATCCTCGAAAGGTTCGGCATCCTTCTGCGTCAGCGCCTTTCCGGGACCAATTCCACTGTCCGTCAGAGCTATGCGCGACTGCTTATCGACCGCGTCGAGGTCGGACGCCAACGCGTCCGG containing:
- a CDS encoding recombinase family protein, translated to MGVLALGDEYTSRETAKHVSRAMLANAEAGFSNGQRPPIGYVAVEAERRGQKIKKKFAINEAEASVVRTLYDLYLKGSPADGRALGVTSVASELNRRGLRYRGHPFAVSNVHFVLTNTAYRGVAYYNKRCSTTLEQRPESDWIGVPVPAIITEADWYAVQAKLRVSNPRKTPPRVVSGPTVLIGLAICGCDDDGCKGGMTISTGKSGAYKYYACSRRARMGTTACAGRRISMPVLDELVMKTLTNAVLSSDRLPVLLAACLDQSEAADVARTANLKSLRTQKTGADAMLGGLYRTAAMIETGIDNVMKGEIESARGRIATLASEINLVEQQFSCRSQRITPEILERFGILLRQRLSGTNSTVRQSYARLLIDRVEVGRQRVRIVGSKTALASCVAATDRHPNEVPSFERRWCTGRDSNP
- a CDS encoding recombinase family protein; translation: MPFVVAELGADTDPFVLHLYAALAEKERALISDRTKEALAAKKAQGVKLSNRTNLGTAQTLGSASNRAGAGAFAANVLPIVDQITAAGMNTLWQIAEALNARGVRTARGGAWHATTVRNLVARRADLAA
- a CDS encoding beta/gamma crystallin family protein, producing the protein MHRSLTCLAITATLVFATGSTIARAQANYGDQRDSPQQDPRYGNPQAVTRGGQQGDRRYDDHRDGDPRGRGGASATFYADDRFGGRSVTLNRGVRRLGEIGMEDKISSVRVNSGRWLVCEDDDFRGRCVTIDRSVGHLSRVGMEDKISSVRPIRRDDQDDDRGRDDRNER
- a CDS encoding PEPxxWA-CTERM sorting domain-containing protein, with amino-acid sequence MIAGLASGVGNAAVLVDTGLTPRVSIRAAYDEYFTCDDEGDTCDQDYEFITNQASRFNVAAAGVAISLTVAAAHQDGFDNYSIYRDTGGKLVPDASHLVWFSGYNPVPISSTALSDPGFDIDGRASLDTYALGNLALGDGDYWITISVNGPTIGYEPVLFAGTNSGTNAKQAYFDNETGPFEYRNFDGLQASVRLDGTLSAVPGVPEPATWSLLVAGFGIIGATIRRRKSAASNEA